One Capsicum annuum cultivar UCD-10X-F1 chromosome 2, UCD10Xv1.1, whole genome shotgun sequence genomic window carries:
- the LOC107859104 gene encoding probable ubiquitin-conjugating enzyme E2 24, which produces MDTSLSDFDSFSESSSYDDHDYVEDLYGGHACSILSSLEESIGKIDDFLSFERLFMYGDIVCSEKDPSGQMGKVVNVEMTVDLENIYGSKIRDVKSKDLLKIRPISVGDYVVMGPWLGKVEKIVDKIKVLFDGGAKSEFSAEGSEILTPISPDLVDDPQYPFYPGQRVQVQSVSTSGSTNWLCGVKSGKREQGTIYAVEAGVVHVDWIGCGSLGCEKMPSPPNLQDSEKLTLLSCFSHAKWQLGDCCVLPVADSKNILRKSIQSSPPCEPMEEDRQLNKASQKINRGSTFPQVAVISKTRTKVDILWQDGSVTTGLDSDSVFPVNIVDAHEFWPEQFVLEKGMGDDSSVPSPKRWGVVRSVDAKERTVKVKWTTYSLNEPNNFRVEQSEEIVSAYELMDHPDYSYCLGDAVCKFCEDQVFSLDEKSLSTHMFSKTGMDSNSDLKNVDTRKDDLDFMRYDHLSCIGIIVGFKDGDIEVKWATGFTSMVAPFEIYRIDKCEAAVSITVSENSEPSGLEMSSNESQLSKHEEKDLLKFGGNSESCNESLWDSGSCVLSGTAIGFFSSIASSLFGFLSTSLFGTYQTVSEEGQKSRNVNEEEVIELSHLNAGIPTFEVGDLKASPEMELKQGQETTDSQKDDALPSSSMLPEHFRQFDVVTDFSDHHFADGAGKAQLYQVRRGWLKKVQQEWSILEQDLPETIYVRVYEERAELIRAAIIGAPGTPYHDGLFFFDIYLPPDYPHEPPMVYYHSGGLRVNPNLYESGKVCLSLLNTWTGSGNEVWNPKSSTILQVLLSLQALVLNEKPYFNEAGYDAQIGKADGEKNSVSYNENAFLVTWKSMLYLLHKPPKHFEALVQEHFGNRWKHILLACKAYMDGAPVGSAFQPKKQDQEPIKGSSTGFKIMLGKLYPKLVEAFSGKGIDCSQLSD; this is translated from the exons ATGGATACATCTCTAAGTGACTTCGATAGTTTCAGCGAGAGCAGCAGTTATGATGATCACGATTATGTTGAAGATCTGTATGGTGGGCATGCCTGttctattctttcaagtcttgAGGAAAGCATCGGTAAAATCGATGATTTCCTCTCTTTTGAGAGACTGTTCATGTATGGAGACATAGTATGCTCCGAAAAAGACCCATCTGGACAGATGGGAAAAGTGGTCAATGTCGAGATGACTGTTGACTTGGAAAATATTTATGGAAGCAAAATACGAGATGTTAAATCAAAAGATCTTTTGAAAATACGTCCAATTTCAGTTGGGGATTATGTAGTGATGGGCCCATGGCTAGGGAAAGTGGAAAAGATTGTCGATAAAATTAAAGTTCTCTTTGATGGCGGCGCAAAGTCTGAATTTTCAGCAGAAGGTTCAGAAATACTCACACCCATTTCCCCTGATTTAGTCGACGACCCACAATATCCTTTCTACCCGGGACAAAGGGTGCAAGTTCAGTCGGTATCTACCTCCGGGTCAACCAACTGGTTATGCGGTGTAAAAAGTGGCAAAAGAGAGCAAGGTACCATTTATGCTGTGGAGGCTGGAGTCGTGCATGTTGATTGGATTGGCTGTGGCAGTCTTGGTTGTGAAAAGATGCCTAGTCCTCCAAATTTGCAGGACTCAGAAAAGTTGACCTTGTTGTCTTGCTTTTCCCATGCAAAGTGGCAGCTTGGAGATTGCTGTGTACTTCCAGTTGCTGACTCTAAGAACATTTTGCGAAAGAGTATTCAAAGTTCACCTCCCTGTGAACCAATGGAAGAGGATAGGCAGCTAAACAAAGCATCTCAGAAAATTAATAGGGGCTCAACTTTTCCGCAAGTTGCTGTAATTTCAAAGACAAGGACAAAAGTTGATATTTTATGGCAGGATGGAAGTGTGACTACTGGATTGGACTCAGATTCTGTTTTCCCTGTCAATATTGTGGACGCTCATGAGTTTTGGCCAGAGCAATTCGTGCTTGAGAAGGGAATGGGTGATGACTCATCTGTTCCCAGTCCAAAACGGTGGGGTGTGGTGAGATCTGTTGATGCAAAGGAGCGAACTGTGAAGGTAAAATGGACAACTTATTCCTTGAATGAACCAAATAACTTTAGGGTagaacaaagtgaagaaattgtgAGTGCCTATGAATTGATGGACCATCCAGACTACTCATACTGTTTGGGTGATGCGGTTTGCAAATTTTGTGAGGATCAGGTTTTTAGTCTTGATGAGAAGAGTTTAAGTACACACATGTTCTCCAAGACTGGCATGGACAGCAACTCTGATCTTAAAAATGTTGATACTAGAAAGGATGATTTGGATTTtatgagatatgatcatttaTCTTGCATTGGTATTATTGTTGGCTTCAAAGATGGCGACATTGAAGTAAAATGGGCTACTGGTTTTACAAGCATG GTTGCACCCTTTGAGATCTACCGAATAGATAAATGTGAAGCTGCTGTTTCCATTACTGTATCCGAAAATTCTGAGCCATCAGGTTTGGAGATGAGTTCAAATGAAAGTCAACTTTCAAAGCATGAGGAAAAG GACTTGCTGAAGTTTGGTGGCAATAGTGAAAGTTGCAATGAGAGCTTGTGGGATTCTGGTTCCTGTGTGCTTTCTGGAACTGCTATTGGCTTTTTCTCTAGTATAGCCTCAAGTCTTTTTGGCTTCTTGAGCACATCGCTGTTTGGTACATACCAAACTGTATCAGAAGAAGGCCAGAAATCAAGGAATGTCAATGAGGAGGAAGTCATAGAACTTAGCCATCTGAATGCAGGAATTCCCACATTTGAGGTAGGAGACTTGAAGGCTTCGCCTGAAATGGAATTAAAGCAAGGACAGGAAACAACTGACAGCCAAAAAGATGATGCGTTGCCATCTTCCAGCATGCTGCCTGAACATTTTAGACAGTTTGATGTGGTCACCGATTTCTCAGACCACCATTTTGCAGATGGTGCTGGAAAGGCTCAGTTATACCAg GTGAGAAGAGGTTGGTTGAAGAAGGTCCAGCAAGAGTGGAGCATTTTGGAACAAGATCTTCCCG AGACCATCTATGTACGTGTCTATGAGGAAAGAGCCGAGTTGATTCGAGCAGCCATCATTGGTGCGCCTGGGACTCCATATCACGATGGACTGTTCTTTTTTGATATTTACCTACCTCCGGACTATCCTCATGAGCCACCT ATGGTCTACTATCACTCTGGTGGGCTTCGTGTCAATCCCAACTTGTATGAGTCGGGGAAGGTCTGCCTTAGTCTCTTAAATACATGGACAGGCTCTGGAAATGAAGTGTGGAACCCCAAAAGTTCCACGATTCTTCAAGTTCTCCTCTCTCTTCAAGCTCTTGTGCTCAATGAAAAGCCTTATTTCAATGAGGCTGGATATGATGCACAGATTGGAAAAGCTGACGGTGAAAAGAACTCAGTCAGCTACAACGAGAATGCTTTCCTCGTTACCTGGAAGTCCATGTTATACCTGCTTCACAAGCCACCCAAG CATTTTGAGGCACTTGTGCAAGAGCACTTTGGTAACCGATGGAAACACATTTTGTTGGCTTGTAAGGCATACATGGATGGTGCACCAGTTGGTTCCGCATTTCAACCCAAGAAACAGGACCAAGAACCGATAAAAGGAAGCTCTACGGGATTCAAGATCATGCTTGGCAAGCTTTACCCTAAACTCGTGGAGGCATTTTCTGGCAAAGGTATCGATTGCAGTCAGTTGTCAGATTAA